One window of Blastocatellia bacterium genomic DNA carries:
- the grpE gene encoding nucleotide exchange factor GrpE has protein sequence MKRPEEFKEPTESPVEPTAEESTPDDAHPRVVDKRRFTRWLEEGAPAEAPPEEVPRYPSYVEELQTRLRLSEERAQALERAFQEARERMREEIEAFRQRQTRLLEERVEQRVAHILGPVLDVFDELKRAVRAAQQTENAQALLEGMRAIVALFERRLQQCGITVIAPQNQPFDPSLHEAVEVVEVEPEHDGLVLDVVEPGYRLGETTLIRPARVRVGRARKEVAVEATAANEGPRLESG, from the coding sequence ATGAAGCGACCAGAAGAGTTCAAAGAGCCGACGGAGTCTCCCGTGGAGCCGACCGCCGAGGAGTCTACGCCGGACGACGCGCATCCCCGCGTCGTGGATAAGCGGCGCTTCACGCGCTGGCTGGAAGAAGGAGCTCCGGCCGAGGCGCCCCCTGAAGAAGTCCCTCGTTACCCCTCGTATGTGGAGGAGCTGCAGACTCGGCTCCGCCTGAGCGAAGAACGTGCCCAAGCTCTCGAACGGGCATTCCAGGAAGCGCGCGAGCGCATGCGGGAGGAGATCGAAGCCTTCCGCCAGCGACAGACGCGCCTGTTGGAAGAGCGCGTCGAGCAACGCGTCGCTCATATCCTCGGTCCTGTGCTCGATGTCTTCGATGAGTTGAAGCGAGCGGTGCGCGCCGCTCAACAAACGGAGAACGCCCAGGCCCTTTTGGAGGGCATGCGGGCTATTGTCGCGTTGTTCGAACGCCGTCTCCAACAATGTGGGATCACGGTCATCGCGCCTCAGAACCAGCCCTTCGATCCGTCGCTGCACGAGGCCGTTGAGGTCGTGGAGGTCGAGCCCGAGCACGATGGTCTCGTCCTCGACGTCGTAGAGCCCGGATATCGCCTGGGCGAGACGACGCTCATCCGTCCGGCGCGCGTGCGCGTCGGACGCGCGCGCAAGGAGGTCGCCGTCGAAGCGACGGCGGCCAATGAAGGGCCTCGCCTTGAGTCGGGATGA
- the htpX gene encoding zinc metalloprotease HtpX: MTGNTVRTILLLTLLTAFFLLAGELIGGQHGLIVAFFFAALMNFGAYYFSDKIALMSYGARPVSEAEAPELYEIVRRLSARAGLPMPRLYIIPSFSPNAFATGRNPEHAAVAVTEGLLQILNREELEGVLAHELAHVKNRDILIQSVAATIAGAIMLLARLGLFFGGMGRDERDNPLRGLAGLLFFILAPLAALLIQMAISRAREFQADATGAEIAGNPYGLARALEKLERGVARVPMLEANPATAHMMIVNPLAGETLMSLFSTHPPIRERIRRLLEHAARM; encoded by the coding sequence ATGACAGGAAACACCGTTCGGACGATTCTGCTGCTGACGCTGCTTACGGCCTTCTTTCTCCTGGCGGGCGAATTGATCGGAGGCCAGCACGGGTTGATCGTGGCCTTCTTCTTCGCCGCGCTGATGAACTTCGGCGCTTACTACTTCTCGGACAAGATCGCGCTCATGAGCTATGGGGCGCGTCCGGTGAGCGAAGCGGAAGCGCCGGAGTTGTACGAGATCGTCCGCCGACTTTCGGCGCGAGCGGGATTGCCGATGCCGCGGCTCTATATCATCCCCAGCTTCTCGCCGAACGCCTTCGCCACGGGGCGCAATCCGGAGCATGCGGCTGTCGCCGTCACCGAAGGATTGCTCCAGATCTTGAACCGAGAGGAGTTGGAAGGTGTCCTCGCCCACGAGCTGGCTCACGTGAAGAATCGCGACATCCTCATCCAGTCGGTGGCGGCTACGATCGCGGGCGCGATCATGCTGCTCGCGCGATTGGGATTGTTCTTCGGCGGCATGGGGCGCGATGAGCGCGATAATCCGCTGCGGGGCCTGGCGGGCCTGCTCTTCTTCATCCTCGCGCCGCTGGCGGCGCTCTTGATTCAGATGGCTATCTCTCGCGCGCGGGAATTCCAAGCGGATGCCACGGGCGCGGAGATCGCCGGAAATCCCTACGGGTTGGCACGCGCCTTAGAGAAGCTGGAACGCGGAGTCGCGCGCGTCCCAATGCTGGAAGCGAATCCCGCCACGGCACACATGATGATCGTCAATCCCTTGGCTGGGGAGACGCTGATGTCGCTCTTCAGCACGCATCCGCCCATTCGCGAGCGGATTCGCCGCTTGCTGGAGCATGCGGCGCGCATGTAA
- a CDS encoding AIR synthase family protein, which yields MSPAFAVGKLPPSVLQRVLARVPIEDERVRIGPRVGEDAAAIAFGQTYLIAKTDPITFATDHIGWYAVHINANDVAVMGARPRWFLAALLLPEGKTDAAFVEQIFQDIVSACQELGITLCGGHTEITYGLDRPVIVGHMLGEVPRERLVEKRMEPGDHILLTKGIAIEGTAILAREKAAELASGGEALLVERAMRFLFDPGISVVREALRAVEVARVHAMHDPTEGGLIGGLWELAVAGDVGMHVWKERICIWPETEALCRRFGLDPLRLIASGALLIVAPPQECAKIIETLQQEHIAVAQIGEVREKAYGLKLEVEGALIELTPPERDEIARVFEVASPESSGG from the coding sequence ATGTCGCCTGCCTTCGCTGTCGGAAAGCTCCCACCGAGCGTTCTTCAACGAGTGCTCGCGCGAGTTCCTATTGAAGACGAGCGCGTGAGGATCGGACCGCGAGTCGGCGAAGACGCCGCGGCCATTGCCTTCGGCCAGACGTATCTCATCGCGAAGACCGATCCGATCACGTTCGCTACCGACCACATCGGCTGGTACGCTGTGCACATCAATGCCAACGACGTCGCCGTCATGGGAGCGCGCCCGCGATGGTTCCTGGCCGCGCTGCTGTTGCCGGAAGGGAAGACCGACGCGGCGTTTGTGGAGCAGATCTTCCAGGATATCGTGAGCGCATGTCAAGAGCTGGGGATCACGCTCTGCGGGGGACACACGGAGATCACCTATGGCCTGGACCGTCCGGTGATCGTCGGCCACATGCTCGGCGAAGTGCCGCGAGAACGGCTCGTCGAAAAGCGGATGGAGCCTGGAGATCATATCCTCTTGACCAAGGGGATCGCCATCGAAGGGACAGCGATCTTGGCGCGAGAAAAAGCCGCAGAATTGGCGTCGGGCGGCGAGGCGCTTCTTGTGGAGCGTGCAATGCGCTTCCTCTTCGACCCGGGCATCAGCGTGGTGCGCGAAGCGCTACGCGCCGTCGAAGTCGCGCGCGTGCACGCCATGCACGATCCGACCGAGGGGGGCTTGATTGGTGGCCTGTGGGAATTGGCCGTTGCCGGAGACGTGGGGATGCACGTCTGGAAGGAACGCATTTGCATCTGGCCGGAGACCGAAGCTCTCTGTCGTCGCTTCGGGCTGGATCCGCTTCGTCTCATCGCTTCGGGGGCGCTTCTGATCGTCGCCCCGCCGCAGGAGTGCGCGAAGATCATCGAAACGCTCCAACAAGAGCACATCGCAGTGGCTCAGATCGGCGAGGTGAGAGAGAAGGCCTATGGTCTCAAGCTGGAAGTAGAAGGAGCGCTCATCGAGCTAACTCCCCCCGAGCGGGATGAGATCGCGCGAGTCTTCGAAGTCGCCTCGCCAGAATCCTCGGGAGGGTAA
- the folP gene encoding dihydropteroate synthase: MQGVHHRPTAKRQAYRLILRDRVLELGTRTLLMGILNVTPDSFSDGGEFFSLERAVERALEIEAEGADILDIGGESTRPGAKPVPVEEEYRRVLPVLERLQGRLRIPISIDTTKYEVARAALEAGAALINDVSGLRRDERLADLAAEFGAALVLMHSRGTPETMQQLPPSSDILREISDYFAWALARAQARGVAAEQILLDPGLGFGKTIEDNLLILNRLDTFAQFGRPLLVGPSRKSFIGHLTGRAPRERAFGTAAAVVAAIFRGAHIVRVHDVREMRDVIRVADAILHSEESWALSEPAR; this comes from the coding sequence ATGCAGGGCGTTCATCATCGTCCGACCGCGAAGCGTCAGGCGTATCGGCTCATCTTACGGGACCGCGTGCTCGAGCTGGGCACGCGCACACTGCTCATGGGCATCCTCAATGTGACGCCTGATTCGTTCTCCGATGGAGGGGAGTTCTTCTCGCTGGAGCGAGCGGTTGAACGCGCCCTGGAAATCGAAGCCGAGGGTGCTGACATCCTCGACATTGGTGGAGAGTCCACGCGTCCGGGGGCGAAGCCCGTCCCCGTCGAGGAGGAGTATCGTCGCGTCCTCCCGGTTCTCGAACGTCTGCAGGGACGACTCCGCATCCCGATCTCCATAGATACGACCAAATACGAGGTCGCCCGCGCGGCTTTGGAAGCTGGCGCTGCGCTGATCAATGATGTGAGCGGTCTTCGCCGCGATGAACGATTGGCTGATTTAGCCGCTGAATTCGGTGCCGCCTTGGTCCTCATGCACTCGCGGGGGACGCCCGAGACCATGCAGCAGTTGCCCCCGAGTTCGGACATCCTGCGGGAGATCTCGGATTATTTCGCCTGGGCGCTCGCCCGCGCCCAGGCGCGAGGAGTGGCCGCCGAACAGATCCTACTCGATCCTGGACTTGGATTCGGCAAAACCATCGAGGACAATCTGCTCATCTTGAATCGGCTCGACACCTTCGCTCAGTTCGGGCGTCCGCTGCTTGTGGGTCCCTCGCGCAAGTCTTTCATCGGCCATCTCACGGGAAGAGCGCCGCGCGAACGCGCCTTCGGCACCGCGGCCGCTGTCGTTGCGGCGATCTTTCGAGGCGCGCACATTGTCCGTGTTCACGATGTGCGGGAAATGCGCGACGTCATCCGCGTCGCCGATGCCATCCTTCACTCTGAAGAGTCCTGGGCCTTGTCCGAGCCCGCTCGTTGA
- a CDS encoding FG-GAP-like repeat-containing protein has protein sequence MMTGRVPRRLSHLMLWLFLIGSPVVPQSFQQSPLILTESRPTVDTFFGSALAIGDFNGDGILDLAVSNRRERVFVFYGRPTLRQTPDRTLSTREAGIAFGSALASGDWNRDNRTDLAIGAPEASNSEDSSFDGRVFIYRGASNFGISPVTIRSPLPPDPDTLIGGFFGDSLASGNVDGDQASDLIAGAWLLDAVVILYGGSTIGSRRTTLRGTLGEQFGLAVAAGDINKDGFADVVVGAPLGGTNGNGAIYVFFGGKSMSGRPNLTLLNPRPPAGPLIDPTFASSLAVADLNGDGYADIVVGDSIQSQPPRVYIYFGGPAMSNDPNLILEAPAPQLDSRFGYAVATGDLNGDRIADLAVGAIGAVVGNRQEAGRVYVFQGGSTIGPNANLILDPPSPEVNGEFGTAIAIGDLNRDGKPDLAVGEPGGLRGAGRVIVYLGR, from the coding sequence ATGATGACAGGGAGAGTCCCACGTCGCCTTTCGCATCTCATGCTTTGGCTCTTTTTGATAGGGAGCCCCGTCGTCCCCCAATCTTTCCAACAATCGCCTCTCATTTTGACCGAATCGCGGCCGACGGTCGATACGTTCTTTGGCTCGGCTCTAGCTATTGGAGATTTCAACGGCGACGGTATCTTGGATCTCGCCGTCTCCAATCGCCGCGAGCGCGTCTTCGTCTTCTACGGGCGTCCGACGCTTCGACAGACGCCCGATCGGACGCTCTCCACGCGTGAGGCGGGAATTGCTTTCGGAAGTGCCCTCGCCTCCGGCGATTGGAATCGGGATAATCGAACCGATCTGGCTATCGGCGCTCCCGAGGCCAGCAATAGCGAGGATTCTTCCTTCGATGGGAGAGTCTTCATCTATCGTGGAGCATCGAATTTCGGGATCAGTCCGGTGACCATACGGAGCCCGCTCCCCCCGGATCCCGATACCCTAATCGGTGGGTTCTTCGGAGATTCCCTGGCCAGTGGCAATGTGGACGGTGATCAAGCGAGCGATCTGATCGCTGGAGCTTGGTTGCTGGACGCCGTGGTCATTCTCTATGGGGGGAGCACGATCGGGTCTCGGCGTACGACCCTACGGGGAACTCTCGGAGAGCAATTCGGCTTAGCTGTCGCAGCCGGAGATATCAATAAAGATGGATTCGCTGACGTCGTCGTGGGCGCACCGCTGGGGGGGACGAACGGAAATGGCGCCATTTATGTCTTCTTTGGAGGGAAGTCCATGAGTGGTCGGCCCAATCTGACGCTCCTCAATCCTCGTCCTCCGGCCGGCCCGCTGATTGATCCCACATTCGCATCATCGCTTGCTGTGGCCGATCTCAACGGTGATGGCTATGCGGACATCGTCGTCGGAGATTCGATCCAATCCCAACCGCCACGAGTTTACATCTATTTTGGTGGACCCGCGATGAGTAATGACCCCAATCTCATTTTAGAGGCCCCCGCTCCACAACTCGATTCTCGGTTCGGGTATGCCGTGGCCACCGGTGATCTGAATGGCGATCGTATCGCTGACCTGGCTGTCGGCGCCATCGGAGCAGTGGTGGGCAATCGTCAAGAGGCCGGACGGGTGTACGTCTTCCAAGGGGGAAGCACTATCGGCCCGAATGCCAATCTGATCCTCGATCCGCCGAGTCCGGAGGTTAATGGTGAGTTCGGAACGGCCATAGCTATCGGGGATCTGAACCGGGATGGAAAACCGGATCTAGCTGTTGGAGAGCCCGGGGGTTTACGAGGAGCCGGTCGAGTCATCGTCTACCTTGGCCGCTAG
- a CDS encoding aspartate ammonia-lyase codes for MERIERDSLGERAIPADVYYGIQTVRALENYPISGWRPFPEMIRAMVRIKKCAARVNAELGLVEEPIARAIIMAADEVLAGRFDDQFVVDVFNSGAGVSFHMNVNEVLANRANEILGGRRGEYSFVHPNDHVNRGQSTNDVMPTAMRLAALEVARPLLEHLEELARAFRGKGEEFRDVVKAGRTHLQDAVPVRLGREFHAYGRIVEEHARRLRQALEELRVLGIGGTAVGTGLNAHPAFRFRVIEELKRETGEELSPAEDLMAAMQSMAPFVAVSGAMRGLALDMIKICDDLRLMASGPIAGLAEIELPALQPGSSIMPGKVNPVMPEMMTMVCFQVIGNDTTIALAAAHGEFELNVMMPVIAFDLLLSAKLLTNAVRVFTQKAVVGIRAHAERCRYYAEGSPALVTALAPRLGYERAARVARELLSTRKTIREIVREWGWMSEEELRRALDVEAMAEGGPVGAESEPSSGA; via the coding sequence ATGGAGAGAATCGAACGGGACAGTCTCGGAGAGCGAGCCATTCCGGCCGACGTCTACTATGGCATTCAGACGGTGCGGGCGCTGGAGAATTATCCGATCAGTGGCTGGCGTCCATTTCCCGAGATGATTCGGGCGATGGTCCGGATCAAAAAGTGTGCGGCTCGGGTCAATGCGGAGCTGGGGCTTGTGGAGGAACCCATCGCGCGCGCGATCATCATGGCGGCCGATGAAGTGCTGGCCGGGCGGTTCGATGATCAATTCGTTGTGGACGTTTTCAATTCCGGCGCTGGGGTGTCCTTTCACATGAACGTGAACGAGGTGTTGGCGAATCGGGCCAACGAGATCCTCGGCGGACGTCGAGGGGAGTATTCGTTCGTGCATCCGAACGACCATGTGAATCGGGGGCAGTCCACGAACGATGTCATGCCGACGGCAATGCGTCTGGCGGCGCTGGAGGTCGCGCGTCCTTTGCTCGAGCATCTGGAGGAATTGGCTCGCGCGTTCCGTGGCAAAGGGGAGGAATTCCGTGACGTCGTGAAAGCTGGACGCACGCATCTTCAGGATGCTGTTCCGGTTCGTTTGGGACGAGAGTTTCATGCCTATGGGCGCATTGTCGAGGAGCACGCTCGGCGCCTGCGACAGGCTCTCGAAGAATTGCGCGTGCTGGGCATCGGGGGCACGGCCGTCGGGACGGGGTTGAACGCGCATCCGGCCTTCCGCTTCCGCGTCATCGAGGAGTTGAAGCGAGAGACGGGAGAGGAGCTGAGTCCTGCCGAGGATTTGATGGCGGCGATGCAAAGTATGGCGCCCTTTGTCGCTGTCTCCGGGGCGATGCGAGGGTTGGCGCTGGATATGATCAAGATCTGCGACGATCTGCGGCTGATGGCCTCGGGGCCGATCGCGGGATTGGCGGAGATCGAGCTACCGGCGCTTCAGCCGGGCTCCTCGATCATGCCGGGCAAGGTCAATCCCGTCATGCCCGAGATGATGACGATGGTGTGCTTTCAAGTCATTGGGAACGATACGACCATCGCGCTGGCGGCCGCTCACGGGGAGTTCGAGTTGAACGTGATGATGCCGGTGATCGCCTTCGATCTGCTCCTCTCGGCGAAGCTCTTGACCAATGCCGTGCGCGTTTTTACCCAGAAAGCCGTCGTGGGGATTCGCGCTCATGCGGAACGCTGCCGGTATTATGCCGAGGGCAGTCCTGCTTTGGTGACGGCGCTCGCCCCACGTCTCGGCTACGAACGCGCTGCTCGCGTGGCGCGCGAGCTGCTCTCGACGCGTAAGACCATTCGGGAGATCGTTCGAGAATGGGGATGGATGAGCGAGGAGGAACTCCGTCGCGCGCTCGATGTCGAAGCGATGGCCGAGGGGGGACCCGTGGGGGCGGAATCCGAGCCTTCGTCGGGAGCATGA
- the lysS gene encoding lysine--tRNA ligase: MKTKGGINRMRRGIFGEENELIVQRRKNFEVICALGFDPYPHKFERTHTITEIVRTYGHYAGAKPPEELERVNAELRQIAVRIAGRMMTTRLMGRAAFAHLSDGDQRLQIYIRSNEVSEREWQLYNHLDLGDIIGAEGYLFVTRTGELTVHVQRLHFLAKAFLPLPEKWHGLQDIETRYRQRYLDLIANRASREVFVRRAQIIKEIRRFFDERGYIEVETPMLTPLATGAAARPFITHHNALDMDLYARIAPELYLKRLIVGGFEKVYELNRNFRNEGLSTKHNPEFTMLEFYEAYSDYEDLMELTEELLTHLARTVCGSLIIEYAGHRIDLTRPWRRLTIKDAILQYWPETVPAPTPQDLDAPERLPELLHAVGGRCDPRWNHAQMLGKLFEYIAEEKLIQPTFIVGYPTELSPLAKQSEENPAIVHRFELYIGGLEIANAFCELNDPAEQYRRFEQQMRLRERGDEEAMVMDEDFIRALGYGMPPTAGEGIGIDRLVMLLTNQRSIRDVILFPHMRPER, encoded by the coding sequence ATGAAAACCAAAGGAGGCATCAACCGAATGCGTCGGGGAATTTTCGGCGAAGAGAATGAGCTGATCGTGCAACGGCGGAAGAACTTCGAGGTGATTTGTGCGCTCGGGTTCGATCCGTATCCCCACAAATTCGAGCGCACGCATACGATCACCGAGATCGTCCGGACTTACGGTCACTACGCGGGAGCGAAGCCGCCTGAGGAGTTGGAGCGAGTGAATGCTGAGCTGCGACAGATCGCCGTGCGCATCGCCGGTCGGATGATGACGACGCGCTTGATGGGACGCGCGGCCTTCGCGCATCTCTCCGATGGTGACCAGCGGCTCCAGATCTACATTCGAAGCAATGAGGTGAGCGAGCGGGAGTGGCAGTTGTACAACCATCTCGATTTGGGCGATATCATCGGCGCCGAAGGATACCTATTTGTGACGCGCACGGGAGAACTGACCGTCCACGTCCAACGGCTCCATTTCCTGGCGAAAGCCTTCCTTCCGCTGCCGGAGAAATGGCACGGCCTTCAGGACATCGAGACGCGATATCGGCAACGGTATCTCGACCTGATCGCGAACCGTGCTTCGCGCGAGGTCTTCGTGCGGCGCGCGCAGATCATCAAGGAGATTCGGCGCTTCTTCGACGAACGGGGATACATCGAGGTGGAGACGCCGATGCTCACGCCATTGGCGACGGGAGCGGCCGCTCGTCCTTTCATTACGCACCACAATGCGCTCGATATGGATCTCTACGCGCGCATCGCTCCGGAGCTGTATCTGAAGCGGTTGATCGTTGGAGGATTCGAGAAGGTGTACGAGCTGAATCGGAATTTCCGGAACGAGGGCCTCTCCACTAAGCACAATCCGGAATTCACGATGCTCGAATTCTATGAGGCCTACAGTGATTACGAAGACCTCATGGAGCTGACCGAAGAGCTGCTCACGCATTTGGCGCGCACCGTTTGCGGCTCGCTCATCATTGAATACGCCGGACATCGCATAGACCTCACGCGCCCCTGGCGTCGCCTGACGATCAAAGACGCGATCCTGCAATATTGGCCCGAAACGGTGCCGGCGCCGACGCCCCAGGATTTAGACGCGCCCGAGCGCTTACCGGAGTTACTGCACGCCGTCGGCGGACGTTGCGACCCGCGATGGAATCATGCGCAGATGCTCGGGAAGCTCTTCGAATATATCGCCGAGGAGAAGCTCATTCAGCCCACGTTCATCGTGGGCTATCCGACGGAGCTGAGTCCACTGGCGAAGCAGAGCGAAGAGAATCCGGCCATCGTGCACCGCTTCGAGTTGTACATTGGTGGCCTGGAGATCGCCAATGCCTTCTGCGAGTTGAACGATCCGGCAGAGCAATATCGGCGCTTCGAGCAACAGATGCGCCTGCGCGAGCGCGGGGATGAGGAGGCCATGGTCATGGATGAAGACTTCATTCGCGCTTTGGGCTACGGCATGCCCCCAACGGCGGGCGAAGGGATCGGTATTGATCGGCTCGTCATGCTCCTGACCAATCAACGCTCGATCCGCGACGTCATCCTCTTCCCCCACATGCGGCCGGAACGATAG
- the ftsY gene encoding signal recognition particle-docking protein FtsY, with protein MGFWRREREEITSLFSGGVEASSEGSDQASGLLQRFKRAVARTRQQLIERFQDLAQGKRAIDPAVLEELEETLIATDMGPRTVMEILEKARVALDREALRDLDALRGFIQSELLAVLKNTVRGESPFPEERLRRSDVRPYVILVVGVNGTGKTTTIGKLAYRLKRQGFGVLLCGADTFRAAATDQLEIWAERAGVPMIGQQPGADPAAVLFDALRSAKARQTDVVIADTAGRLHTKVNLMQELQKMCRVAAREVEGAPHDVLLVLDAVTGQNGLEQARRFLEAVRVTGLVLTKLDGTAKGGIVIAIAKELGLPIHYVGVGEGIEDLIEFSPEAYVRSLFEG; from the coding sequence ATGGGATTCTGGCGAAGAGAACGAGAGGAGATCACGAGTTTGTTCTCAGGGGGCGTGGAGGCTTCCTCCGAAGGGTCGGACCAAGCGTCGGGATTACTCCAGCGATTCAAGCGCGCCGTCGCGCGCACCCGCCAGCAGCTGATCGAGCGGTTTCAAGACCTCGCGCAGGGGAAGCGGGCGATTGATCCGGCTGTGCTGGAAGAATTGGAGGAGACGCTCATCGCCACCGACATGGGGCCGCGCACGGTGATGGAGATCCTCGAGAAGGCGCGGGTCGCCCTCGATCGAGAAGCGTTGCGCGACTTGGATGCCTTGAGGGGATTCATCCAGTCGGAGTTGCTCGCCGTTTTGAAGAACACCGTTCGAGGCGAGAGCCCATTCCCTGAAGAGCGTCTGCGACGCTCGGATGTGCGTCCGTATGTGATCCTGGTCGTCGGCGTCAATGGGACGGGGAAGACGACGACCATCGGCAAGCTCGCGTATCGGTTGAAGCGTCAGGGGTTCGGCGTGTTGCTCTGCGGCGCCGATACATTTCGTGCGGCGGCGACGGATCAACTGGAGATTTGGGCCGAACGTGCGGGCGTCCCGATGATCGGGCAACAACCGGGGGCTGATCCGGCCGCTGTGCTCTTCGATGCGCTGCGCTCGGCCAAGGCTCGTCAAACGGATGTGGTGATCGCGGATACGGCCGGACGCTTGCACACGAAGGTCAATCTCATGCAAGAGCTTCAAAAGATGTGCCGCGTCGCTGCGCGCGAAGTCGAAGGCGCTCCGCATGATGTTTTGCTCGTGCTGGATGCCGTGACGGGGCAAAACGGCTTGGAGCAAGCGCGGCGCTTTCTGGAGGCCGTTCGGGTCACGGGGTTGGTCCTGACCAAGCTCGACGGAACGGCCAAGGGGGGGATTGTCATCGCCATTGCGAAAGAGTTGGGACTACCCATTCACTACGTGGGCGTCGGCGAGGGGATAGAGGACCTCATCGAATTCTCTCCAGAGGCGTACGTCCGCAGCCTCTTCGAGGGATGA
- the nfi gene encoding deoxyribonuclease V (cleaves DNA at apurinic or apyrimidinic sites), with protein sequence MRIRDLHPWDVSPREAMEIQLQLREQLRFTPLALERVRWVAGADVSFDKGSDTIFAAVVVLELPHLAVVEEAAVTTVTRFPYIPGLLSFREAPAVLRAFEKLTRWPDALLLDGQGLAHPRRMGLACHLGLLLDLPAVGCAKSLLIGTYQEPAPEAGSFSPLLDRGEVVGVALRTKDNTSPMFVSPGHKVDLESAIRLVLRCVAGHRQPEPTRQAHLLVNRLRRGEGPTPMTGRLF encoded by the coding sequence ATGAGAATCAGGGACCTGCACCCGTGGGACGTCTCGCCGCGTGAAGCCATGGAGATTCAGCTTCAGCTGCGCGAGCAGTTGCGCTTCACGCCGCTTGCGCTCGAGCGCGTGCGATGGGTCGCCGGCGCTGACGTCTCCTTCGACAAAGGCTCGGATACGATCTTCGCTGCCGTCGTCGTGTTGGAGCTGCCGCATCTGGCGGTCGTCGAGGAAGCAGCAGTGACGACAGTGACACGATTCCCCTACATTCCGGGCCTGCTCTCGTTTCGAGAAGCGCCGGCCGTGCTGCGAGCGTTCGAGAAGCTGACGCGATGGCCGGACGCGCTGCTGCTGGACGGTCAAGGGCTAGCGCACCCACGGCGCATGGGTCTGGCTTGCCATTTGGGGTTGTTGCTCGATCTACCGGCCGTCGGATGCGCGAAGAGCTTGCTGATCGGCACCTATCAAGAACCAGCTCCAGAGGCCGGCAGCTTTTCGCCTTTGCTCGACCGTGGGGAAGTCGTCGGCGTCGCCCTGCGGACGAAAGACAACACGAGTCCGATGTTCGTCTCGCCCGGCCACAAGGTAGATCTGGAGAGCGCAATTCGGCTGGTCTTACGCTGCGTTGCCGGACATCGCCAACCGGAGCCGACGCGTCAGGCGCATCTGCTCGTCAATCGCCTCCGCCGAGGTGAAGGTCCGACGCCAATGACGGGGCGGCTCTTCTGA
- a CDS encoding TerC family protein, with product MGHELWLWIAFNLFVIAMLALDLGVFHRRAHVIELKEALGWSAFWIVLAVLFNIGVYFWFGRVSALEFLTGYLIEKSLSMDNVFVFALIFTYFRVPALYQHKVLFWGILGALIMRFLFILAGVTLIQKFHWMIYVFGALLIVTGVRMAREKEKEIHPERNPVLRLARRLVPITRRYVDGRFFIRRMKRTFATPLFVVLIVVETTDLVFAVDSIPAILAITHDPFIVYTSNVFAILGLRALYFALAGLMRIFHYLHYGLSIILVFVGVKMLISDLYKIPIGIALGVVATVLTVSVLLSIWRPAKAVPAVAADPPETISEEATQPYTSSPEKSVR from the coding sequence ATGGGACATGAGCTGTGGCTCTGGATCGCCTTCAATCTCTTCGTGATCGCCATGCTCGCGCTCGACCTCGGCGTCTTCCACCGTCGAGCGCACGTCATCGAGTTGAAGGAAGCGCTCGGTTGGAGCGCGTTCTGGATCGTCTTGGCCGTGCTCTTTAACATCGGCGTCTACTTCTGGTTCGGTCGAGTCTCTGCGCTCGAATTCCTCACGGGCTATCTCATCGAGAAGTCGCTCAGCATGGATAACGTCTTCGTCTTCGCGCTCATCTTCACGTATTTTCGCGTCCCGGCGCTCTATCAGCACAAGGTCCTCTTCTGGGGCATCCTCGGAGCGTTAATCATGCGGTTCCTCTTCATCCTCGCAGGGGTCACGCTGATCCAGAAGTTCCACTGGATGATCTACGTCTTCGGCGCTCTCCTCATCGTGACCGGTGTGCGCATGGCCCGCGAGAAGGAGAAGGAGATTCATCCGGAGCGGAATCCCGTCCTTCGACTCGCCCGCCGACTCGTCCCGATCACGCGGCGCTATGTGGATGGACGATTCTTCATCCGCAGGATGAAACGGACGTTCGCGACTCCACTGTTCGTCGTCCTGATCGTCGTTGAGACGACTGACCTCGTCTTCGCTGTGGACTCGATTCCGGCGATTCTGGCCATCACGCACGATCCCTTCATCGTCTACACGTCGAACGTCTTCGCCATTCTGGGCCTGCGAGCACTCTATTTCGCGCTGGCCGGGCTCATGCGCATCTTCCACTATTTGCACTACGGCCTCTCGATCATCCTCGTCTTCGTCGGGGTGAAGATGCTCATCTCGGACCTCTACAAGATTCCCATCGGCATCGCGCTGGGCGTCGTCGCCACCGTCCTGACCGTTTCGGTCCTCCTCTCGATTTGGCGGCCGGCGAAGGCCGTTCCGGCTGTCGCGGCCGATCCGCCGGAGACGATCTCCGAGGAAGCGACTCAGCCCTATACCTCCTCGCCGGAGAAATCGGTGCGATGA